The genomic stretch CGCCCTGAGACAACATTGTGATGTCCAATTTATGCTCATTCTTGAAGTAATCTATGAACTCCTGTAGTGTCACCTCACCTTTGACTTCGAATCTGTCCCAGAGAGTCCATTTCTTGTCGTAATACGTGTTGGTTGGAGCCGATATGGGCTCAGAGAATCCGAAGAATGGTAAAGCTAGATTGACGAAGCCATTTTTGAATACATCTAAGGTGTTAAAGCCTTGGGCGAGTTTGTAAAGTTCGAGACATACTAAACCGGCAACGACAGATGTTGTGGTAGCGATAGCGGGGATGATCTTTCCGGCGATGAGCTTGGAGCGATGTCTGTCCGCGGGGGGTATCTTGTAGTTGGCGGCGCGCAAGTTGGAGGCAGCGACGATGAAGTCCATGTGGAAGTTCGTATCGTCGTCCTTTTCGAAATCGAGGGGAGTGATCTTTAAGTTTCCGAGCTTGTTGGGCGGTGGGAGGTCGGAGACGATGTTCTTGATCCTGTCTTGGTCCATATCGTCGTTGTTCTGCTGCAGCTGCGCGTCTGTTACTGCGATTTTGACGCCCAACTTCGGTTTGAATTTTGGTACctgaaaattaaacataattgaattaaataaatatactcgcTTTTAAGGCAAACAAAAGGCACTAATATTTTCAAGACTATACCTGAACACTGCAAGCAACTTTAGCAATTCTTTCTCGATCGACGCAGGATGGTAGTCCATAAACCTGAGCTCTCAGATTGGCAGCAGCTACTATATAGTCGAGATGTAATTCATCTTCTGGGTCAAATTCTAATGGAGATGGACAGCGTTTGGGTCCAGACCAGAACGGAGCACCACTGACAGTCGTTTGATAGGGTGAGAAATTGAATAGCAGCTGTTTGATCTGGTTAGAGTATTGAGCCTCCCAATGTAAGCGAGCCCAAGTGACGCAGTCATCGAAATTACGAGGCCGCTCATTAATTGCATTCtgcaaaaaacatattaattattaaagagactttcatatttatttaaactgatatatttttactaaaattatgaaTGTTCTAACATTCTGGAGTTAATTTAACTGTCCTTAAGATGCTGAAAAtctttgttttgtaaatttgtaaatgctctactgtaaataattttatgtatactgTGATGTCACGTTTTCATACCCTAACACTCTCCAAGGCATCTAAGGGCTGGCTGCCGGGCAGCTTCATGGTCCACTCCAGGAAGTGCGGGTCCTGCAGGTACTGCGCGGCGCGCTCGGCCGCCTGGCGGAACAGGCCCTCGAACTCGTCGCGCGCCCACTGCAGCGTGTGCTCGATGGCGTTCGGGAAGTTCTTGAGTGTACAGATCGGGATACTCTTCTCCGGCGGGTCTTGGGATGAACTGTAAGACTCGGTGAGGAAGGGCACTACGACCTGTAAGATTTCTTCAAATTAAgaatactataattaaatatttttaattacaagggTTAGCCGTGATTTTTCTCACATACAAATATCTGTTCTCCAATTTAATAGTTATGATGGAATAGATAAACTCACATGCCTACCATACCATGCCATATAAatcatgttaatattatattccaacaataacagaataaaataactttgtgtACCTGCGTGTTCCCCTTCGTGCCGAGAGTACCACTTTCGAGCAGAGGCTTCCTGTAGTACACGCAGCGTCTGTCCATGTATATACGAGCGTCCACGTTGTCCAGGGCGTTAGCGACGCCGTCCAACTCCTCAAAGAAGGCGTCATCGTAAACTGATTCGGTTTCGGGGCAGACCCGATTTTCTTGAGCCACCACATTCATTAATGGGTTCATGCGCTTAATTGCCTAgatgaaacatatattttaagttaattgagTAGTCACgagttcttttaatatttttctgttatattaacaattccacattgtatataaaattaacttactatttatttatttcttattgtttaaaattttgaataaatatttactattatcaTAAAAAGTAGAATTGGTTAGTGAATCTGGCCACATCCTTAAGTTTTCTAAGTTACACGAGTGTAATAACTGCCTATTTGCACTGGGCTGCTACTGTACTGTAATGACTTCAATTGGATATGTGCAACCAGTTGTAATCCTGACAATAGAGAAACCAGGGAGTGTCAAGCAGACTAACCTTAGCAGCTGTACTAGATTTAGGTTTCTGCACGTCGTGAGGTCGGAAGAGGAATTGTCGGTTGAGGTTGGACTTCTCAATGAGGTCCATGTCGGTGACGGTCACGCAGCCGCCGTCTGCACCCACGCCGATCATAGCGAAGTTCTTCAACAACTCGCAACCGATAGCACCAGCGCCTATAGTCAATTAAGTgatgttttataaataccatCATGTAACAAAGGTATAGATAATTGGTATGGTAATTTAATGATCTGAGGTGTATCATAAACATTTATGTTTTCTTGTGTTTTATTGTTtgatattataatcattatggCTATAAATAAGAAGACACCTgtatgtcatttttattaatcaattcataattgTTTAAGGGGACTGAGGAGTGATAAATGGGTCACTTGTGCTAGTGCGGCTGTTGTTGGTATGTAAGAATGACTACCCTACCACAAAGTCATGAATCAGATCAAAGAATCATGAATCAAAGCCTGACCTCAACTAAACTAGGAAAAAAGTTTGGacaaagaaatatgtttttttataatttcctcAGCTTATTCTACTAGcatcttaataaataacataaacatcTTATCAAgataatagaattataaatcATCATAACATGGAGCGAAAGAAGTCTAATTTCTTATGTCAGTCATTGACTTTGCCAGATAACAGACAAATGATAACATGCAATGATAATAAAGAGCTCAATATTAAGCTTAGAAAGTAGAATAATAGAGCTGTTCGTCTTCTGTTTGCCTTTGTCATAATCCCTTTTAAACCCAAGTTTTACACTTCATTGGAAATGGAAATATGAATACTCATTGatcaaagtaaattattttcaaggTCAAgcaataacataaacataacgGTTAATAACAGGTTTTCgataaaaaatttttaatttataaattgataaaatggAAATCCTAGAgtgtatagaaataaaatgtattcttaCCAACAATAAAGTACTTTAATGATCCAAGTTTCTTTTGGAAGTCCTTGCCAAATACAGCAACCTGACCGTCATATCTTGATCCAGTTGGCTTGCAGTTCTCTTCAGTCAAGTTCGAGCGATCTTTAGGGAGACACTCAATAGCATCTAGGTAAAGCCACTGGACAATTGGATGGAATTTTCCAGAACAAGCTTTCATTACTTCTTGGGCTACTACTCCACCAATAGCTGCATTAATTGGATTTAAGTTACCAGATGATGtctgaaatattgttttaatattttacttaatctGGCTTCTGGTTAAATTTTAGAAGAGTGGGTAACTTTGAAGATTTAGAAGAAAGACAGAATTGTTTCAAGTTAGTCGTAGGTATTGATTCCCTTTTACAGGAACAAGAAGTTAAGACAAGTCTGTAGGTATTACAAGTCACATCATAACACACTAAAAacacaagtaaaataaatatattaccttacagAAGGTATCCATAAGCTCATTATTGATTTCTAACTCGCCAGCCTTAAACAGCTCTTCGCTTTCCATAATGGTTTTTACATAATCTGAGAATTTTGCTGCATCATCATTACTCCAGGGTTTCGGCAGACGTCCTTCTCCCGCTTCAAACTTGTGAAGGGCAGCAAAAGCCACATGAAGTTGTTGTGGATAATCCATCTTTCCGAAATCCGTGATCAGAAAATCTGGGCTCTTTAATGACTCTTGGAaggatttaaaattaagtttcttGGGCATCTTCACTTGTGTTACAATGCCTCCCCGGATGTATTTTGAGAAGTTAGTGGTGTCTCCAATACTGAAGGTATATGGTCCAAGTACTTTAATTTTTCGTGGTTCGCACCCATTTAATTCTGACATCCCTTGAACCTAGaagtgataatatttaaatattataggtactttttgataaaatcaattttgaacTAAATATctctcaaatatatattacaaatgttataCAGAATTACCTAAAGAATTTTGTTCTTTCTAATCATAAGGTAGCAGAAGCACTAATAAAAGAGTACaggattaataaattaactcaCTTAACATTCACATTACAAAGTTGCAATTAAATCGACAAATGCTGTAAAATGCAGCCATATTTTTCAGAAACACAAACAAGATTATAGTATTATAAGAAACTAGCAGTAACCTACACGCTTTGCTGAGAATAATATGAAAAAGTGATGGCAAATCCAAGGAATTTAGATAATTTTGTCGATAACCATATTTAGATGTTTCTGCATTAATTAGTCATAGTCTCATATATGTTATTGAACATATACACTATTTTACTTCATTGGCACAaaaagaaaaaggttttatgtgcataatgtttttttagtatatttattgacatattttttattgatatatcaaAGCTAATCAAAAGCTATAGAGTAAAGAATTGGATAATCTGTTGCCAcgaacaaacaaacacaataaactgttttgtttttgtctATTTATACACAGGTTGGTGGTATTACTCTCTATGGTATCTTTAACAAATCTggttaaatattaagttttcatAGCCGaatatgcaataattaaatatcttttgaaatattattttctatagaaTCTATATTTCTAAGCTGCaatctttacatttaattgtttgtGAGTTGGCTGCTCAAGTATTTATGCTGTATATAAATAGCTTTTACAAGTGATATTGAAACTTCATACATATTGTACTTTAGTTTCTTTGtttcctttttatttaaagtaaattaactatCTTTTCATCTCACTCACTCATGTACCGTTAGAAACAAGGTTGTCCAATTGTTAAATATCAGGTAGAACAAAGTTGAGTGCACTATGAGTCATTTATCAGGTAGTGAATCATGACAATAATATAGTTTGAAAGGACAAATGATACTAATCACATTGTTTTAGCAAAGACATTGTTCtgatataatagaaaaatagcCAGAAGCTTTTCTTCCCCTCGATCTTTAACCTCATTATcctaaatttcaaaatattagcattagtacacaaatattatacaaaccTCACTAAATGTTACATAGTCTCCATCCTCCAACCCATGGCGAGTATCGTCCAAGCAGGTAACAACAGCTTCATATTCGTGCGTGATATCGGCCACCATAGCCGACACTGGGTTCTCACCAGTTACATCAATCACAGTAAAATCAGACCCAAAGTCGCAGAATACCTGCGAGAACAAGCCCCTAGTGTCTGCGATGACCAGTGCTATGTTGTTGGCATTCGTAATAGCAGCTACGCGCTCCTGCTCCGCCCTAGATGCTCCAGTTAAAACGACTACGCGAAACTTTTTTAGAAATTCCTCATTTAACGGACCCGTATGCGCCGTTGTTGGTACATAGTGGTTAAGTTCAGCAAGCTGCTCACATGATGCTAAAGCCCTGTTCTGACCGATCGAAGCCTCTGATAAGTAAAACTGAGACGACAAATCAGCAATAGTACATGCACGGTCATCGTGAAGAGTTACCGACTTTACGCCGCCGAGTATCACATTCTTTGCAACTTCCACTCCTAAACCTCCAAGGCCGGATATTAAAACATCCGAACTCGCCATTCGGCGCATAGCATCGTGCCCGAGTACGTATAATTGTCTCGAATACAAACTCTCGTCAATTTCATCTTCCACACGCGTTCCATTGTCCGCCATTGCAGAGGATTTGCAACTCGCTTCTCCTGTATTTAGCTTCCGCTTTTTCGCCGGGGGGTCAACGGAATTATCGGCGACTTCAGCACTAGACATCGGGCACGAACGCGCACAATTTTGACGGAATTTTGCTTTGCGTTTCTgctattgaataaagaaataatctTCAAATAATTGCGGACGACATTCGCAATTCGCTCTTCGCTTCGATGAAGGCCCGCTTACTCACTGTCCTGAAGTTAGCTATAAGCAACGTGGAGAAAAGTATCTacggaattatttttttcttttttatctgcattaatataaaattgttaaaacttcttcaataaattcaaatgaaaataaatttaatgagaaACTCTTAcacattacattaataataaaagaggattaatatatgaaattaccTGAAAAAGTATTTAGTCACGGTCATGTAAAGtaaaatgagataaaaaaaagaaaaaagtcttAGACATCGAAGTCAAgtcgaatatttaaattatgtgaaCAGATTAATATTACCTTTGATGATGAAAAAGTTTGgagattataatgaaaataataattatacactatttgcatattattaagaaaattaattatttttttgtctaaaaatactttgtcttaaaattattagttaattagaattttaagtgaagtaggaaatatatatattttaatttactatgtattagtatatttatattaaattaagttattcatactgaactaataaataataagtttatttttaataatagcaattattttgtaaaactatCAAACAT from Vanessa cardui chromosome 12, ilVanCard2.1, whole genome shotgun sequence encodes the following:
- the LOC124534297 gene encoding ubiquitin-like modifier-activating enzyme 1, translated to MSSAEVADNSVDPPAKKRKLNTGEASCKSSAMADNGTRVEDEIDESLYSRQLYVLGHDAMRRMASSDVLISGLGGLGVEVAKNVILGGVKSVTLHDDRACTIADLSSQFYLSEASIGQNRALASCEQLAELNHYVPTTAHTGPLNEEFLKKFRVVVLTGASRAEQERVAAITNANNIALVIADTRGLFSQVFCDFGSDFTVIDVTGENPVSAMVADITHEYEAVVTCLDDTRHGLEDGDYVTFSEVQGMSELNGCEPRKIKVLGPYTFSIGDTTNFSKYIRGGIVTQVKMPKKLNFKSFQESLKSPDFLITDFGKMDYPQQLHVAFAALHKFEAGEGRLPKPWSNDDAAKFSDYVKTIMESEELFKAGELEINNELMDTFCKTSSGNLNPINAAIGGVVAQEVMKACSGKFHPIVQWLYLDAIECLPKDRSNLTEENCKPTGSRYDGQVAVFGKDFQKKLGSLKYFIVGAGAIGCELLKNFAMIGVGADGGCVTVTDMDLIEKSNLNRQFLFRPHDVQKPKSSTAAKAIKRMNPLMNVVAQENRVCPETESVYDDAFFEELDGVANALDNVDARIYMDRRCVYYRKPLLESGTLGTKGNTQVVVPFLTESYSSSQDPPEKSIPICTLKNFPNAIEHTLQWARDEFEGLFRQAAERAAQYLQDPHFLEWTMKLPGSQPLDALESVRNAINERPRNFDDCVTWARLHWEAQYSNQIKQLLFNFSPYQTTVSGAPFWSGPKRCPSPLEFDPEDELHLDYIVAAANLRAQVYGLPSCVDRERIAKVACSVQVPKFKPKLGVKIAVTDAQLQQNNDDMDQDRIKNIVSDLPPPNKLGNLKITPLDFEKDDDTNFHMDFIVAASNLRAANYKIPPADRHRSKLIAGKIIPAIATTTSVVAGLVCLELYKLAQGFNTLDVFKNGFVNLALPFFGFSEPISAPTNTYYDKKWTLWDRFEVKGEVTLQEFIDYFKNEHKLDITMLSQGVCMLYSFFMPKAKRQERLNLPMSEVVTKVSKKKLEPHVKALVFELCCNDEDENDIEVPYVKYTLP